Genomic window (Streptococcus porcinus):
TAAGGCTTTAAGGGCTCCAACTGCAAGCGTGTCATTAGCGATAAAGAAAGCCTTTGGTAAGTTTTCCTTTAAAGAACTGATGGCTTCTTTCATCAACAAATAGCCTGATTGTGTGGAAAAATCTCCGACAAACATGTATTCTGGATGGTAAATCCCGAGTTCACTAGTGTAGTTTTTAAAAGTTCTAAAACGTTGATCGATTAGTAGTTGGCTATGATCACTAGTGCTTTCTTCCCCAGCGATCATTCCAATATGTTGAAAACCTTTATCAATAAAATAATCCACTGCCATCATGACAGAGTGCTCAAAATCAGTCGTTATGCAATGATGCCCAGTTGTTAACGTGTCAGAATCAACAAAAACTAGAGGAAGCTGATGCTTTTCGAGGTCTGTAATTTGTTGGTTGCTAAATTTACCAATAGCGATGATACCGACAGCATTTTCATCTAGAATAATTTTATCTGTGTTAAAAAAGCGTACAAGGTCATACCCTAGCAAACGTGCTCTATTTTCGATGCCAATCCTAATTGAGTAGTAATACAAATCATTAAGTTCTTCTTGTTGGCTGTACCACTGGTAAACTGCTATTTTTTGTTTTAGTTTAGGGAGATTTGTTTTAGATTTGTGCTTGGAATAACCAAGCTGATCTGTAATTGTGAGGATACGATGCCTTGTCTCCTCGCCCACAGATAAGCTGGGATCTTCATTTAAAACTCGGGATACGGTAGCTTGTGAAACGTGAGCAAGAGTAGCTATGTCTTTTAAAGTTGCCATCTTTTCTCCTTAGGTCTTTAATATCTGTATTAATTAGTATAGCGAAAGTATCATAAATTTTCTATATTTTAGTAAAATTTTAGTAAACTAATTGACGCCGCTACAGAGATTTTCTAAAATAAGAGAAAAAGTACAAATAAGGAGAATAATAATGACTAAAGCGGACTTAAAAGAGCATTTTCAACACATTTTTGGATTAGAAGCAGAGGCGGTATTTTTCTCGCCAGGTCGGATCAATTTGATTGGAGAACATACGGATTATAATGGAGGTCATGTTTTTCCGGCAGCGATTACTCTAGGTACCTACGGAGTAGCAAGAAAGCGGACAGATCAGACTTGCCGATTTTACTCTGAAAATTTTGCTGAATTAGGCGTGATTGCAGTTAATTTAAATAATTTAGCCTTTGAGAAAGAGGATAATTGGACAAATTATGCCAAAGGTGTTATAAAATACCTAAAAGCAGCTGGTCATCGTATAGACACAGGCTTTGATCTCTATGTTAAGGGAACAATACCTAATGGATCTGGTTTATCATCTTCGGCTTCTTTAGAGTTGCTTGTTGGTATTGTATGTGAAAAGCTCTATGATTTAGATTTAGAGAGAATCGATTTAGTAAAAATTGGTAAAAAAACTGAAAATGATTTTATCGGTGTCAATTCTGGTATAATGGATCAATTTGCTATTGGTATGGGGGCTGATCAAAAAGCAATCTATCTGGACACCAATACTTTGGATTATGAGTTGGTTCCTCTTGAATTAGGCGATTACCAAATTGTTATTATGAATACGAATAAGCGACGTGAGTTAGCTGATTCCAAATATAACCAAAGACGTTCAGAATGCGAGAAAGCCTTGGAGGAATTACAAGAAGCTTTGTCAATCACTTCACTTGGAGACTTAGACGATACTCTCTTTGATCAATATGCTTACTTAATTAAAGATGGTATGAGAATAAAACGCGCAAGACACGCTGTTTCAGAGAATCAAAGAACACTTAGGGCCTTAGAAGCATTGCAAGCTGGGGAGCTTGAAGTTTTTGGACGTCTGATGAATGCATCTCATGTTTCCTTAGAGCATGATTATGATGTAACTGGTATTGAACTCGACACTTTAGTGCATACAGCTTGGGAGCAAGAGGGCGTTTTAGGGGCAAGAATGACGGGTGCTGGTTTTGGTGGCTGTGCTATTGCAATTGTTGACAAAAATCAAGTTGAATCCTTTAAAAAGGTAGTTGAAGATAGATATCAGGATGTCATTGGCTACAAACCGGAGTTTTATATTGCTGAAGTAGCTCAAGGTGCTCATACATTATAAGGTGAGACTATTATGAAACTTATTGACCAATTTGTTAAAACAATCATTGCACAATCAGATTTTACGGAGGAAGATAGCTATTATCTGAGAAATAGAATTCTTGCACTTGTTGGTGAAGAAAATATTGAGACAGAAACCAAAGAGAAGAATATTGTCTTTTTGAAAGAAGAGCTTTTGGATTTAGCACAAAAAAACGGGAAAATTGGAGGATTTGTTGAAGAGAGAGATTGCCTTGGGGCTGAATTGATGAATTTCATAACTCCGAGACCGAGTCATCTAAATCAAATGTTTTGGACTACCTATCATAGTTCTCCAGAAAAAGCTATTTCTGATTTCTATCAACTAAGCCAGTTGAACGATTATATTAAAGTGTCAGCTATCGCTAAGAATATTGCATTTAAAACACCATCACCCTATGGGGATTTGGAAATTACTATTAACTTGTCAAAACCAGAAAAAGATTCCAAGGCAATAGCTGCCGCAAAATTGGTGAAATCATCAAGCTATCCTTTATGCCAGTTATGCATGGAAAATGAAGGTTATCAGGGCCGACTTGATTATCCTGCACGAGCAAACCACCGTATTATTAGAGTGAAACTTGGAAAGGATCCTTGGGGCTTCCAGTATTCGCCATATGCTTATTTTAATGAACATTGTATTTTTTTAGATCAAAAGCATGTGCCAATGATTATTTCACAAAAGACATTTGAGCAGCTATTAGAAATTGTTGATATTTTTCCTGGCTATTTTGCAGGTTCTAACTCTGATTTACCAATTGTAGGCGGGTCTATTTTAAGTCATAATCATTATCAGGGTGGGCGTCATG
Coding sequences:
- the galT gene encoding UDP-glucose--hexose-1-phosphate uridylyltransferase, with protein sequence MKLIDQFVKTIIAQSDFTEEDSYYLRNRILALVGEENIETETKEKNIVFLKEELLDLAQKNGKIGGFVEERDCLGAELMNFITPRPSHLNQMFWTTYHSSPEKAISDFYQLSQLNDYIKVSAIAKNIAFKTPSPYGDLEITINLSKPEKDSKAIAAAKLVKSSSYPLCQLCMENEGYQGRLDYPARANHRIIRVKLGKDPWGFQYSPYAYFNEHCIFLDQKHVPMIISQKTFEQLLEIVDIFPGYFAGSNSDLPIVGGSILSHNHYQGGRHDFPMALANAEVRFRFKDFLEIEAELLKWPMSVIRLRGENREKMSQLAELIRKSWRNYSDESVDIVAYTGEIPHHTVTPIARKCHGKFELDIVLRDNHTTSEFPDGVYHPHKELHHIKKENIGLIEVMGLAILPPRLKKELLEVEKYLLGEYNSIADSHKVWADQIKRHHVIKRNTVHRIVQEEVGKVFVRVLEDAGVYKQNREGKLAFKRFVESIGIEGDL
- a CDS encoding LacI family DNA-binding transcriptional regulator — protein: MATLKDIATLAHVSQATVSRVLNEDPSLSVGEETRHRILTITDQLGYSKHKSKTNLPKLKQKIAVYQWYSQQEELNDLYYYSIRIGIENRARLLGYDLVRFFNTDKIILDENAVGIIAIGKFSNQQITDLEKHQLPLVFVDSDTLTTGHHCITTDFEHSVMMAVDYFIDKGFQHIGMIAGEESTSDHSQLLIDQRFRTFKNYTSELGIYHPEYMFVGDFSTQSGYLLMKEAISSLKENLPKAFFIANDTLAVGALKALQEANIPVPNRVSLISFNDTPITRQVFPALSSITVYTEEMGTIAVDILNKQLVQPSRGLTLTKIATQLTIRESTL
- a CDS encoding galactokinase, yielding MTKADLKEHFQHIFGLEAEAVFFSPGRINLIGEHTDYNGGHVFPAAITLGTYGVARKRTDQTCRFYSENFAELGVIAVNLNNLAFEKEDNWTNYAKGVIKYLKAAGHRIDTGFDLYVKGTIPNGSGLSSSASLELLVGIVCEKLYDLDLERIDLVKIGKKTENDFIGVNSGIMDQFAIGMGADQKAIYLDTNTLDYELVPLELGDYQIVIMNTNKRRELADSKYNQRRSECEKALEELQEALSITSLGDLDDTLFDQYAYLIKDGMRIKRARHAVSENQRTLRALEALQAGELEVFGRLMNASHVSLEHDYDVTGIELDTLVHTAWEQEGVLGARMTGAGFGGCAIAIVDKNQVESFKKVVEDRYQDVIGYKPEFYIAEVAQGAHTL